The Neomonachus schauinslandi chromosome 11, ASM220157v2, whole genome shotgun sequence genomic sequence CGCGCCCGGAGTTCCCAGAACGCTCTGCGCGGGGGACGGCCGTCCGGGCGGACGTGGCGCCGGCCTGTGTGAGCCGCACGGACGCTGACCCGCCCGGGGCGTCCCAGGCTGCGCAGCGCGGGGGAGGCCCGGCCGGCCGGCCGAGGCGCGCGGGGCCCTGTTCCCGTCAGCACCATGCGCTCGCCAGGCGGAGGCCAGTGTCAACAGTGGCGCTCGCCAGCCCCGGCGCTGGACCGGCTCCAGCAGCTCCCCCGCCGCTTGGCAGGGCTCCGGGGCTGAGGCCTCTCCGGTCCGGTGGCTCCTTCACACCCGGCTTCCTtccgcgcccccacccccagcgcagACGCCGGCCCTGCGGCGGAGGCCTGCGCTCTAGCCCACGGGGGGCTTCCCGGGGCcagcgccccccctccccgctctcccTGCGGTCCCCCCGGCGTGTGTGCGGGCGCTGCTCGCCGGGCCTCGGCCCCCCTTGGGGAGCAGGGGCTCCCCGGCTCGGCGCGGGCCCGGCGCGGGCCCGGCGCGGGCCCGGCGCGAGAGGTGGGAGCGGGCTCTTCCGGCGGCGCCATCTTGCACCGGAAGTCGCTTGGCGGCGGCTATACTTTGGAGTTCGTTGGAGTGTGTTTGGCTATGGTTTTGAATTCGAAAAAAACCTGATTTCTTGGGTCAGACAGAGAAGTACATGTGAAATACCTATGATACATGTGATTTCCCTTGAACATGGAATCTTAAAACAAACGggcccctgggaggctcagttggggAAACGACCGACTCTGccttacagctcaggtcatgatctcagggccctgagatggagccctgcctggggctcagcggg encodes the following:
- the LOC110586390 gene encoding collagen alpha-1(I) chain-like codes for the protein MAPPEEPAPTSRAGPAPGPRRARAEPGSPCSPRGAEARRAAPAHTPGGPQGERGGGALAPGSPPWARAQASAAGPASALGVGARKEAGCEGATGPERPQPRSPAKRRGSCWSRSSAGAGERHC